The genome window TCGGCACGATCGAGCCGCGCAAGCGCCAGCTTCTGGCTCTCGAGGCATGGGAGGAGCTTCGGAGCCAGCGACCCGGGACTCACCTGGTCTTCGTCGGCCGACTCGGCTGGAACTCCGACGAGACGGCCAAGGCCATCCGGGAGCACCCGCAGTTCGGCACGACCCTGCACTGGTTCGAGGGACCCAGCGACCGCGTCGTGGAGCATCTCTACCGGGAGTCGTTCGCGACCCTCTACCTGTCCCACTACGAGGGGTACGGCCTGCCCGTGGCGGAGTCGCTGGCCCGCGGGAAGATCGTCATCTCCTCGCGCAGCGCGGGCGCGATCCACGAGGTGGCCGGTGAGCTTGCTGACTACTCGTTCTTCGACGCGCCGACGGAGATCGCTGCCACCATGTCGCTCTACCTCAGTCATCCGGAGCTCTACGAGGCGCGCACGGCAGCAATCGCCGAGTCCTTCGACCTCACCACATGGGACACCACGGCGTCGGTCGTGGGAGAGGCAATCGCACGATGGGATGAGCCGGAGTGGTCATGCCCCGAGACGCTCCAGTTCGTCTACATCAGCAACGACCCGAGCCGGGTGATCGAGGGCATTCGCGCCTATGAGCGGCACGCGCCGGTCAAGGAGTTCCTCGTCGCCTGCCCGGAGTCGATGCGGGCCTCGGTGCTGTTGCCCAGCTACACCACGCCCGTCCGCGTGGTGACCGACGAGGAGCTCCTCGGGGAGGAGATGGACGCGTTCCGCGCCGCCGACCACCAGGGGAAGAACTGGATGCTGCGACGCCTCCTGGTGGCGCACGAGGCGGTCGACGAGGTCTTCGTCATGCTCGACGACGACAGTCGACCGCTCCGAGACCTCACTCGTGACGACTTCATCCACGACGACGGCACCGACAGTGCCTACTTCTACGGCGACCTGCCCCGGTGGCCCAGGTCGTTCAACTCCTACGACTACGGCCAGGTCGAGACCCTCCAGTTCGTACGGCGATGCGGTCTGGAAGAGCTCTCCTACTCGTCGCACCAGCCGCAGGTCATCCGCAAGCAGGTCTTCCTCGAAGCGGCGGCGCTGGTCGCCGAGCGGGGCCCGGGCCTGGCCGTCGACGAGTGGAGCGTGTACTTCAACTACGCCATCTCCCGGTATCCGTCGCGGTTCCGAAAGCAGCCCTTCAAGACGCTCAACTGGCCGATGCTGGCCACCGACTGGCAGGTGCAGTACCCGCCGGTCGAGTACGCCTTCGAGAACAGGTACGACCATCCGTACGACGAGGGCATCTTCAGCGGCCACCCGAACCCCTCTACCGAGACCAAGGTGGCCTTGAAGGCAGCCGAGGCGGCGCCGCTCGAAGAGACCAAGGAACGCTTCCGCGAGGGCCTCGAGATCGTCCGCGCGCTCGGCCTCGCCAAGGGGCCACTGCTGTTCGAGGCCGGTGACCTCACGGTCGTCGTCCAAGGCGTTCCGCGTCTCCTCGCGGTGAGCGAGGGCGTCCTGAAACTGCCCCTGAGCGTCCACCTCGTCCAGCGGCAGCAGTTGCCGGTGCGCGTCGAGTTGGCGCCGCGGTCCCGCGACATCCGCTACCCGTCGCGGGCGGTGCGTGTGCCGGAGCAGGGTCCGTTGGCGCACGACTACGCGTACGTCGAGCTCCCACTCACGATCGAGGCCCACCGGCCAGTGGCGGTACTCTTCGATGTCGTGGTGAACGGCATCATCGTGCCCGCGACTGCCCCCGCCTTCGGCGCGATCGCCGTCAAGATCCCGCCGGAGGAGTCGGTTGCCGGCGTACTGATGGCGCTTCGCCCCGGCGACCGGGGCGCCAGCATCGCCAAGGCGTACCGCGCGTCACTCCCGAAGAGTCAGAGCATCCAGAAGCCTGCCACCGGTGGTGGCGCCGGAGCCGCGAAGGCCGAGGGCACGCAGTCCCGGACGCCCTCCCGGCACTCCGCACGCCGGATCGCCCGCGGCCTGGCGCGTCGCGCGCGCCGACTCCAGCAGATGTACCCGTCGGGCACGAAGCGCGAGCTGAGGGCCCTGCAGCAGCGTCTGGGCGACGTCGACGCCTCGATCGCCGCCCTGCGAACGAGGTCGGACGTCCGGGCGCGCAACCAGCGCATCACCGCCCGGCAGGCCCGCGCCTCCGTCGATCAGCTCACCCGCCAGGTCGTCCGGCTCAGCACGGATCTCCCTCGGCCACAGCGGGCCACGGACCTCACCCGGTTGAACGACCTGCTCAAGACGGTCGAGCACTACCAGCCGCTGTATGGTCTGCCCGGCCTCGTCGACGTCCCGTCGCGCGAGTCGCTCGACCGTGCGCATCTCATCGAGCAGGCCCTCGGTGTCCTGCCGGGCCTGCGGGTCCTCGACATCGGCTCGAGCCTCGGCTACATGTGCCTCTACCTCGCCGACCGAGGTGCCCACACCTGCGGGTGGGAGATGAACCCCGACAACGCCGAGGTCGCGCGGATCGTGTCACGCCTGACCGGCGTACGGACGACGATCAAGACGCGCACCCTCGACGAGCACACGATCAGCAGCGTCGGTGCGGACGAGTTCGATGCGGTCCTGGTGCTCTCGGTGCTCCACCATGTCATCCACTTCCGCGGTCTCGAGCACGCTCAGCACCTCGTTGCCGACCTGCTCGACCGGGCCCGTGTCCTCATCGTCGAGCTCGCCGGCCCGAACGAGGGCGAGCAGTACTACTGGTCGGCCGCCCAACCGGAGGATCCCCTGACCGTACTCGATCTCGTCCGGGAGCGCGCCGAGATCGAAATCCTCGGCACCTTCGGCACGCATCTTTCGGGCAAGGTCCGGCCTCTCGTGAAGGTCACCCGCCGGCAGGTCGTCGAGGTGGCTGGCCACCCGCACGCCTACGACGCAGTGCGCACCCAGGCGTACGACGGCTCCCCGCTCGTCGGCGAGAACGACCGACGCCGGTTCTTCTTCTCCGATACGGAGATCATCAAGGAGTACGGCGCCGAGCGCATTGAGAACCAGGCCTTCAAGCAGCCGCTGCGGGAGATGAACATGCTGCTGAACGAACTGTCCCCGGACATGGTCTGGCACCTCCCCGAGCTCGTCGACTTCGACATCGTCGGTCGGCGACAGCGCCTGGTGCTCAAGCGGGTGCCGGGCGACCTCGTCGTCGACCTGGCGCCGCTGGCGGACGAGGCGGTGCGCCTCATCTGCGAGGACGTGCTGCACACGCTGGAGGATCTTCAGCGCCTCGGCATCAGCCACAACGACCTGCGCTCGTGGAACATCGTCCACGGCGATCAGGGCGCCTGGTTGATCGACTACGGCCTTGCTTCCCACCGACCGGTCGAGGACGACATCGTCGCCCTGCTGTGGGCGCTGCGCGCCGCGGCCACCGGCGAGCGGGAGGGCTTCGAGGTCGACAAGGCCGAGCTTCCGCCCCGGGATGACCTGCCCGAGGCCATCCACCCGGTGTTCGACCTGGTGGAGTCCGGCGTACGCGATGCCGCCGAGCTGCGTGCTGTGCTGCACACCGACCGGGTGTGATGTCGAAGGAGGGGTCACCGATCGCGGGCGCTACAACCTCCCTGGACATCGCACCTAGACTGCGCGCGTGAAGCTCGTCGTGCAGATCCCATGCCTCAACGAGGAGGAGACCCTCCCTCTCGTGCTCGACTCGATCCCGATCGAGATCCCGGGGATCGACGAGATCGTTGTGCTGGTCGTCGACGACGGCTCGACCGACCGGACGGTCGAGGTCGCGCGCGCGCACGGCGTCACGGAGTTCGTCCACCACACCCGCAACCAAGGCCTCGGGCGCTCCTTCCACGACGGCGTCATCCGCGCCCTGGAGCTGGGTGCCGACATCCTGGTCAACACCGATGGCGACAACCAGTACCCCCAGAACCGCATCGGCGACCTCGTGCAGCCGATCGTGCAAAGCCAGGCGGACCTCGTGATCGGCGACCGGCAGGTGCACACCATCGAGCATTTCTCCCCACTCAAGAAGCGACTGCAGAAGTTCGGCTCCGGTGTCGTCAACAGGGCCGCGGGGACGAAGCTGCCGGACGCGGCGAGTGGGTTCCGCGCCTACTCCCGCGAGAGCCTGATACTGCTCAACACAGTGACGCGGTTCAGCTACTGCATGGAGACGATCATCCAGGCGGGCAACAAGAACCTGAAGATCGCCAGTATCCCGGTCCTCACGAACCCGAAGACGCGCGAGTCTCGTCTCTTCAAGTCGATGCCCGAGCACATGGCGAAGTCCGGTGCGGCGATCATCCGGTCGTTCATGATGTATAAGCCTTACGTCATCTTCGCGTGGCTGACCGCCATCTTCGGGGTCATCGGCCTGGTTCCGTTCGTCCGCTATGCAGCCCTGTGGGCGTTCGACAACGAGAGCGGCCACCTCCAGTCCCTCCTCGCTGGCTCCCTGTTCCTCCTCGTCGCGTTCATGAGCCTGATGCTGGGCGTCATCTCGGATTTGATCCGGACCAACCGGGTCCTGATCGAGGACAACCTGGAGCACACGAAGCGGATCCGCTTCGGCCTCTCCCCCGCCGAGCTGCTCAACCCGCAGCGGACCGTGTCGGCTTCCCACGAGTGGTCACACCTCTGACCAGAGCGCTGTCCGGCGGAGCACTCCGTTGGGCGATCGCCCTGGTGGTGCTGGCCTTCTGCGGCTGGCTCATCTGGCG of Nocardioides sp. Kera G14 contains these proteins:
- a CDS encoding glycosyltransferase, producing the protein MKHPTTYIDVTDVTRLGFTSGIQRVAREIVVRLVERADLDIRLIRLDPTLGRFRTLESESFRAWIRDRGVTLADVGEPLSIDDFGPGDVFLDLESPWLSPLTRPALYQGLKGRGARIATVVYDLVPVLMPHVAHQNTVRAWSAYIAAVYAYADLVLPISRTTERDFLDFKAQLGVERHIPTLVMRLGGEIAHAGELTAAEEALVAPLRGETFFLFVGTIEPRKRQLLALEAWEELRSQRPGTHLVFVGRLGWNSDETAKAIREHPQFGTTLHWFEGPSDRVVEHLYRESFATLYLSHYEGYGLPVAESLARGKIVISSRSAGAIHEVAGELADYSFFDAPTEIAATMSLYLSHPELYEARTAAIAESFDLTTWDTTASVVGEAIARWDEPEWSCPETLQFVYISNDPSRVIEGIRAYERHAPVKEFLVACPESMRASVLLPSYTTPVRVVTDEELLGEEMDAFRAADHQGKNWMLRRLLVAHEAVDEVFVMLDDDSRPLRDLTRDDFIHDDGTDSAYFYGDLPRWPRSFNSYDYGQVETLQFVRRCGLEELSYSSHQPQVIRKQVFLEAAALVAERGPGLAVDEWSVYFNYAISRYPSRFRKQPFKTLNWPMLATDWQVQYPPVEYAFENRYDHPYDEGIFSGHPNPSTETKVALKAAEAAPLEETKERFREGLEIVRALGLAKGPLLFEAGDLTVVVQGVPRLLAVSEGVLKLPLSVHLVQRQQLPVRVELAPRSRDIRYPSRAVRVPEQGPLAHDYAYVELPLTIEAHRPVAVLFDVVVNGIIVPATAPAFGAIAVKIPPEESVAGVLMALRPGDRGASIAKAYRASLPKSQSIQKPATGGGAGAAKAEGTQSRTPSRHSARRIARGLARRARRLQQMYPSGTKRELRALQQRLGDVDASIAALRTRSDVRARNQRITARQARASVDQLTRQVVRLSTDLPRPQRATDLTRLNDLLKTVEHYQPLYGLPGLVDVPSRESLDRAHLIEQALGVLPGLRVLDIGSSLGYMCLYLADRGAHTCGWEMNPDNAEVARIVSRLTGVRTTIKTRTLDEHTISSVGADEFDAVLVLSVLHHVIHFRGLEHAQHLVADLLDRARVLIVELAGPNEGEQYYWSAAQPEDPLTVLDLVRERAEIEILGTFGTHLSGKVRPLVKVTRRQVVEVAGHPHAYDAVRTQAYDGSPLVGENDRRRFFFSDTEIIKEYGAERIENQAFKQPLREMNMLLNELSPDMVWHLPELVDFDIVGRRQRLVLKRVPGDLVVDLAPLADEAVRLICEDVLHTLEDLQRLGISHNDLRSWNIVHGDQGAWLIDYGLASHRPVEDDIVALLWALRAAATGEREGFEVDKAELPPRDDLPEAIHPVFDLVESGVRDAAELRAVLHTDRV
- a CDS encoding glycosyltransferase family 2 protein; this encodes MKLVVQIPCLNEEETLPLVLDSIPIEIPGIDEIVVLVVDDGSTDRTVEVARAHGVTEFVHHTRNQGLGRSFHDGVIRALELGADILVNTDGDNQYPQNRIGDLVQPIVQSQADLVIGDRQVHTIEHFSPLKKRLQKFGSGVVNRAAGTKLPDAASGFRAYSRESLILLNTVTRFSYCMETIIQAGNKNLKIASIPVLTNPKTRESRLFKSMPEHMAKSGAAIIRSFMMYKPYVIFAWLTAIFGVIGLVPFVRYAALWAFDNESGHLQSLLAGSLFLLVAFMSLMLGVISDLIRTNRVLIEDNLEHTKRIRFGLSPAELLNPQRTVSASHEWSHL